The genomic stretch gacgagtattgtgatggggtCCACTGTGGGAAaccgacgagttaaaataattttgaaaacaattgagtaaatgtgtgtattgcatagttccatttgggaacccgacgagttaaaataattttaaaataattattgtaaaacttttacttaattattcattcattgatcattgttatatattttacatttatgtAATATAGtatattcataaattattatatactccAATAATGGtttttagtaattataaaaaattatttgtagttATTAAAATGGACTATGATTCGGAGAAACatatctaatttttcttttttctttttcttaaatatatgtcataaaattttaaaatatgttgaagAATCTGATGATAAAAACTATGAGAAACATATCtaatctttcttctctttcttaacCCAAATGGACAAAAAATGTTATGTGTATCTAAATCAGGATTTATTGCACTAAATTTGTTAAGAAATTGTTTTTAGCTCCTGCATCTTTCGCCtaatttatttccaattttattagagcaattattaaaagattaaataaatttatctctgaaataaaatatattcatttatcgAAGGGTTAAACCCTAGAAACATtgggacatatatatatatgcactgtTCACGAAGGTGCATGTCTTGATAGGTACAGAATTTGGATTCAGAGTGTTTCAGCGCTTCGCTGAAAGTCATAGAAATATGTGACCAGAGAAGAAACCATGATCGTCACTCCTCTGTAACGAAATCATCAAGGAAATCTTGTCTCGTCTTCCCGTGAAACCTTTGATCCAATTCAAGTGTGTGTGCAAGGAATGGAACTCCTTCATTTCAGAACCCTATTTCATCAAATTGCCTCGGATCCGTCCCTGAAATCCACATGGAATCGTGTGATGTAAGTTCGATATTCCATTCCCTACAAATTGAAACgttcttgttcaatttcgcAAACATGCCAGGTTACCATCTGGTCGGTTCATGTAATGGGTTGCATTGTGAGGTTAGCGAAATACCAGAAGGATACTGTGTTTGTTTCTGGAACAAGGCGACAAGGGTGATATCCAGAGAATCGCAAACGCTGTCTTTTTCCCCGGGCATTGGTCGTAGAACAATGTTTGGGTTTGGCTATGATCCGTCAAGTGACAAATACAAGGTTGTAGCAATTGCGTTGACTATGCTCTCACTTGACGTATCTGAAAAGACAGAGATGAAAGTTTATGGCGCGGGTGACAGTAGTTGGAGAAACCTTAAAGGTTTTCCTGTTCTTTGGACATTACCTAAAGTTGGTGGAGTGTATCTGAGTAGAACCCTTAATTGGGTTGTTATTATGGGAAAAGAAATCATTCATTCTGAAATCGTAATTATTTCTGTTGACCTAGAGAATGAGACTTGCATATCACTGTTTCTTCCCGATGATTTTTGCTTTTTTGATACAAATATTGGAGTTTTTAGAGACTCGCTGTGCGTTTGGCAAGATAGCAACACCCATCTTGGCTTGTGGCAGATGAGGAAGTTTGGAGATGACAAGTCTTGGattcaattaataaattttagttatttacatcTTAATATTCATCCTTATGAAGAAAAATCTATGATTTTACCATTGTGCATGTCTAACAACGGAGACTTCTTCATACTGAAATTCACTagaaatgttgatgatgaatACCAAACAATTCTGTATAACCAGGGGGATGGTAAGTCTCAAGTTTCTGTCATTCCCTCAGATAGTTTCAGAACGTTGTTGTGGCGCAACCTCAAGATTTTTACCAAAAGTTTGGTCATACCTTATTGAAATTCTACAGATGTAAGTTCTTGATTACCCTATTTAATTGGCATCATCTAATTTCTGtcttttcaattatataatgATAATCTCGAACGCTTTGTCAGATGTTTAATACTTTCACTTAATTATGTGAGATCTAATCTATATCATGTATTAACATATATTCTTCTATTGGGTTGTGAATTACTACTAGAAATGTAGCATCTGGTAACCAATTTGTTAGCATGTAAAGAAATATTGTGGATTCTAATAAAATGTCATTTGTTAACATTTATACAAATTGTTACTGTTGCCTGCTTCTCTTTTGTTATCACTACCATTATCAAATTAGTAAGCTGATATATCTGTGTTGGGCATCATATTACATTCTTAGATAAAATTAgatataaatttcatttataagaaaatttaagaaaagaagtAATGAAACCACTGCATGTGAATTCAAGGATTCATTCATCAGCATCTCAATCTTAATCTGTGCTATCTTTGTCTGATCTCTCCGACCtatgctctctctctctgtctttCTTTGACAtgttttctctccctctctttctCCAAATGCGAGCTTCATCAATCTCTGCGACACTAGATCTGAATATTTGTGCTATTTTTACTATATGACTTTAGCTTTGAACGATTTCAACCTATAATCACAGGTTTTATACTTTTGGATATATATGTCGGTTTCCATTTTACATTTGCATTCGATCAAAGCAATCTTTTTTGTGATATATTCTCGGTCATTCACCTCTTTCATTGCTTTGTAAGTTTTGAATCGTAATTACAGGATTTTAGTGAAATAGAAGTTAGATAATTCTACAGATCCTTGGTCATTTCATATTTCATTGATTCTTACTTCTACAATTTCATTCTACAGATCATTGGTCACAGGTTTTATACTTTCTGATATATATTTCTTGCATCGGCATCGCTAGTTCTTTAAATTGGAATATCATCATTGAGAAACAGATACTGATGCGTTGTTGTAACTGACAATTATTAGCACCATGGCTAATATATTTCAGACATAATtgactttatatatatgttcaatTCAGTTGTCAATTTATCAGGTTTCAACTGTTCCTTGGAAATGATACCTGGCTATAATACACATAGTCTAAACTCTTAAGAGATTTCTGTTATAGCTGAATCCCTTAGATGCAATGTGATCTTGCTGGTCGAGTGCAACCTCGAGTTTCTTAGAGGTTGTATCAAAAACTGATACTTGACACAATGCCTCAATACTAATTAAGCTGAAATTCTCCACCGACTTTGCAGGTGGTTATACACATAGATGGATTCTTAACTcttaagtttatttaattttctaatatattaaaattttcttaactcATATTATAGACTAATTAATATactatcttttttattagaGCAGTGTtactaaatatattgaaaagattGGAATTTATGTGACACATGTTCAATGCAATTATACACTAGCAACTTTCATAAAAGCATGCTGAACGAATTGGATTCAAGCCTATATATAAGAAGTTTTCAAATAAATCTCATTTGCTAAAAtgatgtaaataatattttctagtATTTTAAATCATGATCCAGTTATAGAAGCAGTTACTAGAAGGTAGATCAGTTACAATTTTCACCGGTCGGGAAAATTTCCATTACATTTTGTGTGACACCAGATGATATTGATTGTCCCTATGCTCGATCCTTGATCAGCTTACAGGTTATGACTCAAAACCTGATTTTAGTGGTCATACTCATATCATTATCATTACATGCTAAGTCCTCATGGTTCATGGTGAAGTCTGTATATAAAAATACTACATGCATGTATGTGTACATTATGGAAAAATACTGCCAACA from Glycine soja cultivar W05 unplaced genomic scaffold, ASM419377v2 tig00105934_1_pilon, whole genome shotgun sequence encodes the following:
- the LOC114404716 gene encoding F-box/kelch-repeat protein At3g23880-like gives rise to the protein MPGYHLVGSCNGLHCEVSEIPEGYCVCFWNKATRVISRESQTLSFSPGIGRRTMFGFGYDPSSDKYKVVAIALTMLSLDVSEKTEMKVYGAGDSSWRNLKGFPVLWTLPKVGGVYLSRTLNWVVIMGKEIIHSEIVIISVDLENETCISLFLPDDFCFFDTNIGVFRDSLCVWQDSNTHLGLWQMRKFGDDKSWIQLINFSYLHLNIHPYEEKSMILPLCMSNNGDFFILKFTRNVDDEYQTILYNQGDDGIEEKTANLKGSEKALVAQHEASHAVVGTAVANLLAGQPHVEALVIRLRV